A stretch of Lathyrus oleraceus cultivar Zhongwan6 chromosome 6, CAAS_Psat_ZW6_1.0, whole genome shotgun sequence DNA encodes these proteins:
- the LOC127095377 gene encoding uncharacterized protein LOC127095377, whose translation MINLEDVVLDVAPLSIIHPSSQKKATPFVCKNVKTYGKSFEPIIPSKDKTVVEEESRSKGSEMRNPIMNVDGTENPTEAGRRAVDKELRKFITSVLKEVNSYILSDVQKSLAKETRPDNESSEKVEESVPEHDALERRSKKKEDGIVTPGITKRLQRRKGRVVLFEDSPSWEMKRKSVGLKGTPSRSSIGKSHVEKDVQDITPVKRSAYKKPHVAMPEAPPNSVSLHYVKNVERWKYVIQRNVALERELGKDALKCKEVVKLIETIGLMKTVTQFGHCHESLIKEFMLTILGGCDDVKSVDYGKVYVRGNVVTFSPTVINKFLGRTEEPQAELEVINDQVCKEITAKQVPGPATSKKSVIAQLKKTYKELEDSIRYNTATKIKLDGYDGRREEGS comes from the exons ATGATCAACCTGGAGGATGTGGTCTTGGATGTTGCTCCCTTATCCATAATTCATCCATCCTCTCAGAAGAAAGCTACGCCTTTCGTATGTAAAAATGTCAAGACTTATGGTAAGTCTTTTGAACCTATAATCCCCAGTAAAGATAAAACTGTTGTTGAAGAAGAATCTAGGTCTAAAGGGTCTGAGATGAGAAACCCTATTATGAATGTTGACGGAACTGAGAATCCAACGGAAGCGGGAAGAAGAGCCGTTGATAAGGAACTTAGGAAGTTTATTACATCTGTTTTAAAGGAAGTAAACTCATATATTTTGTCAGATGTTCAGAAATCTTTGGCAAAAGAAACTAGACCTGACAATGAGTCTAGTGAAAAAGTTGAGGAAAGTGTTCCTGAACATGATGCTCTTGAAAGAAGGAGTAAGAAGAAGGAAGATGG TATTGTAACTCCCGGTATAACCAAGAGACTGCAAAGACGTAAAGGAAGGGTAGTGTTGTTTGAAGATTCTCCCTCCTGGGAAATGAAAAGAAAATCTGTTGGTTTGAAAGGCACTCCTTCTAGAAGCTCCATAGGAAAATCTCATGTTG AAAAGGATGTCCAAGACATCACACCTGTAAAAAGATCTGCTTACAAGAAGCCTCATGTTGCTATGCCCGAGGCTCCACCAAACAGTGTTTCTTTACACTATGTAAAGAATGTTGAAAGGTGGAAGTATGTCATCCAGAGGAACGTGGCATTGGAAAGAGAATTGGGTAAGGATGCCCTTAAATGTAAGGAGGTCGTAAAACTTATAGAAACTATTGGGTTGATGAAGACTGTCACACAATTTGGCCATTGCCATGAAAGCTTAATAAAGGAGTTTATGTTGACTATTCTTGGTGGATGTGATGATGTGAAAAGTGTTGACTATGGAAAAGTGTATGTCAGAGGCAATGTCGTGACATTCTCTCCAACTGTGATCAATAAATTTTTGGGAAGAACAGAAGAACCTCAGGCTGAGCTAGAGGTCATAAATGACCAAGTGTGCAAAGAGATAACTGCCAAACAG GTACCTGGCCCTGCCACTTCCAAGAAGAGTGTTATTGCTCAACTGAAAAAGACTTATAAAGAGTTGGAGGATTCCATCAGGTATAACACTGCAACGAAGATCAAACTTGATGGCTATGATGGCAGAAGAGAAGAAGGAAGCTGA
- the LOC127097614 gene encoding uncharacterized protein LOC127097614, which yields MGAAEEMVTPGEVVGKTSDVKAGRGTYAAVHNNTVYASLTGFRHTIPPATDSPDQRPTVEVTGHKAHGPVPEPGSIVIARVTKVMAKTAFADIMCVGQKSVREKFTGIIRQQDVRATEIDKVDMHLSFRPGDIVKALVLSLGDARAYFLTTAKNELGVVSAESTAGATMVPISWTEMQCPLSGQIEQRKVAKIAS from the exons ATGGGAGCAGCAGAAGAGATGGTAACACCGGGAGAAGTAGTAGGCAAAACCTCCGACGTTAAAGCCGGAAGAGGAACATACGCGGCGGTTCACAACAACACCGTATACGCCTCCTTAACTGGCTTCCGCCACACCATACCTCCCGCCACGGACTCTCCTGACCAG AGGCCTACTGTTGAAGTAACTGGTCATAAAGCTCATGGACCTGTTCCTGAGCCTGGATCTATTGTTATTGCCAGGGTTACCAAAGTGATGGCGAAAACCGCTTTTGCTGATATTATGTGTGTTGGACAGAAGTCTGTTCGCGAAAAATTTACTGGCATCATTAG GCAGCAAGATGTTAGGGCAACTGAGATTGATAAAGTAGACATGCACTTATCTTTTCGACCTGGTGACATTGTTAAAGCTCTTGTG CTTTCACTTGGAGATGCACGGGCGTACTTTCTGACAACTGCAAAGAATGAGCTTGGTGTTGTTTCTGCAGAAAGCACTGCTG GTGCGACTATGGTTCCAATAAGTTGGACTGAGATGCAGTGTCCACTATCTGGTCAAATTGAACAAAGAAAAGTGGCCAAGATTGCAAGCTGA
- the LOC127097613 gene encoding uncharacterized protein LOC127097613 — protein sequence MKTMASPSLQFHLLPSLSKFWSSISPLSQHHTHPFSSTTSLRFTSTNSTTTFTPKPLSPCFALTESNSPNSTQPDPKTLLQDIAESFDLPSDYFAKFPKDLRLDLNDAAFDLSNGPILDECGKELGETLLNLSRAWEVADTSSSRSLVAKLPLIEASLTGTAKSALGKRLVAAGRRFQSMGQYGQGETQKIAKAMIAAGRALSAYSTSAVIDKQPKEETKTLKFGALQVEITPTKANIGAAIALVFGILTWEIAQGVQSTPENSLQYANDNALMLAKSLRGTLLALFYASTFLSALTSAGLVLLGIQLKSEKN from the exons ATGAAAACAATGGCTTCACCTTCTCTTCAATTTCATCTTCTTCCATCTCTCTCCAAATTCTGGTCTTCAATATCCCCTCTTTCCCAACATCACACCCATCCATTCTCTTCCACAACCTCTCTCAGATTCACTTCCACCAATTCCACTACCACTTTTACTCCCAAACCTCTCTCTCCGTGTTTCGCTCTAACAGAATCCAACTCGCCTAATTCCACACAACCCGACCCAAAAACTCTTCTCCAAGACATTGCC GAAAGTTTTGATCTTCCTTCTGATTACTTTGCAAAGTTTCCCAAAGATCTTCGATTAGAT CTAAATGATGCTGCGTTCGACCTTTCAAATGGACCAATCTTGGATGAG TGTGGCAAAGAGTTAGGAGAGACATTGCTAAACCTCTCTCGAGCATGGGAGGTTGCTGATACATCATCCTCTCGCTCTTTAGTGGCAAAGCTTCCTTTGATTGAGGCTAGTTTGACAGGCACTGCCAAGTCAG CACTTGGAAAACGTTTGGTAGCCGCTGGAAGAAGGTTTCAGTCAATGGGACAATATGGTCAAGGTGAGACACAAAAG ATTGCAAAGGCAATGATTGCGGCTGGGAGAGCTTTATCTGCTTATTCAACATCTGCAGTTATTGATAAACAACCCAAGGAGGAGACTAAGACGCTGAAg TTTGGAGCATTGCAAGTTGAAATTACTCCCACTAAAGCCAATATAGGGGCTGCAATTGCATTAGTTTTTGG GATTCTTACATGGGAGATAGCTCAGGGAGTTCAAAGCACTCCAGAGAATTCTTTGCAGTATGCAAATGACAATGCGTTGATGCTTGCTAAG TCTTTGAGGGGAACACTGCTTGCTCTTTTTTACGCCTCCACGTTCTTGTCTGCACTTACTTCGGCAGGGCTTGTTTTACTTGGTATACAACTTAAATCAGAGAAAAATTGA